A window from Setaria italica strain Yugu1 chromosome VIII, Setaria_italica_v2.0, whole genome shotgun sequence encodes these proteins:
- the LOC101754700 gene encoding uncharacterized protein LOC101754700 isoform X2 — protein MRKAKRGGGDLPRSFHKNSRAFKNEWISGDLLWDSKQDVWTGLSDGLKSYLSKSVASIILFNGDRILFSCSGIAMEHQFFTKFLTTATLVRALNATTKHHDDLKIQVRLDGTKLYDGYMAEYDLDNDFAVVEVYNVRDVQVGSFQSALESLPHGEVLAVGRDTSGEIMVETVELNGDSRVSEGDRDLYCKISKPWEGGPLLSVDGDMVGMNLFLTNRRAIFLPWGTTLKHYLTFVQKKTGLAQSKKMKVHRPGASIGEKSNSHPEVHGDFLNQEQLDLDSMGYPKLPSSMLGAGMILVNSFEDPFGDIHGEGVWRKFSKRASILNRNVVALASFNGEKRFFACTGFFIEWNGSKMILTSASLVRDSGDENKIDENLRIEVLLNNQCKEAKLEHCNLHYNIALVSVKYRALRPLNTSFDWESSSRVAAVGRCFKSGTLMATSGRLVPWSGTLDCEFLTRSTCKITKAGIGGPLVNLDGYVVGMNFYDTRIGTPFLLWEVICKILASFETKSESGGDIGNASGACFWKMPRDVKNKVNRLQYSYHLGRKVKLLDLTIPISVPIIEAKSTDEPGVDPFAERKQKKKRVEKQGKNRVENSEQLDVGKAITMYKVKKEKQRRKDREMSSKSDKLKPQKKSFKKSSKKKA, from the exons ATGCGGAAAGCTAAGAGGGGCGGTGGTGATCTCCCTAGAAGCTTTCATAAGAATAGTAGAGCCTTCAAGAATGAGTGGATCTCAG GTGACCTCCTTTGGGACTCTAAGCAAGATGTTTGGACTGGGCTCAGTGATGGGCTGAAATCATATTTGTCTAAAAGTGTTGCTTCTATTATTTTGTTCAATG GAGACAGAATCTTATTTTCATGCTCAGGCATAGCTATGGAACACCAGTTTTTTACAAAGTTTTTGACTACTGCAACTCTGGTTAGAGCTCTTAATGCTACGACCAAACACCATGATGACTTAAAG ATTCAAGTGCGCCTTGACGGCACCAAACTGTATGATGGGTATATGGCTGAATATGATTTGGATAATGACTTTGCTGTTGTTGAAGTCTATAATGTCCGTGATGTTCAGGTTGGATCTTTCCAAAGTGCACTGGAAAGTCTGCCCCATGGTGAGGTATTAGCTGTAGGGCGTGACACCTCTGGCGAAATAATGGTCGAGACTGTGGAGTTGAATGGCGATTCAAGGGTATCTGAGGGTGATAGAGATCTTTATTGTAAAATCTCAAAG CCTTGGGAAGGTGGGCCGCTTCTTTCTGTTGATGGGGATATGGTTGGCATGAACCTTTTTTTGACCAATAGAAGAGCCATTTTTCTACCATGGGGCACAACTCTCAAGCATTACTTGACATTCGTGCAAAAGAAGACTGGTCTTGCACAAtcaaaaaaaatgaaggttCACAG GCCTGGAGCATCCATAGGTGAGAAATCTAACAGCCATCCAGAAG TACATGGAGATTTTCTTAACCAGGAACAGTTAGATCTAGACTCCATGGGTTACCCTAAGTTACCATCCTCCATGTTAGGAG CTGGCATGATCTTGGTTAATTCTTTTGAAGACCCTTTTGGCGACATACATGGTGAAGGTGTCTGGAGAAAATTCAGCAAAAGGGCTTCTATCCTAAATCGCAATGTTGTCGCACTGGCTTCATTCAATG GAGAAAAAAGGTTTTTTGCATGCACAGGTTTTTTTATTGAATGGAATGGATCTAAGATGATTTTGACATCAGCGAGCTTGGTTAGAGATTCTGGCGATGAGAACAAGATTGATGAAAACTTGAGG ATTGAAGTGTTGCTTAACAACCAATGCAAAGAAGCGAAGTTAGAGCATTGCAATCTACATTACAACATTGCTCTAGTCAGTGTCAAGTACCGTGCTCTTCGTCCATTAAATACGAGCTTTGATTGGGAGTCAAGTTCTAGAGTAGCGGCTGTAGGGCGTTGCTTCAAATCAGGCACATTAATGGCTACTAGTGGTCGTCTAGTTCCTTGGTCAGGCACACTTGACTGTGAGTTCCTCACACGTTCCACATGTAAAATCACTAAG GCTGGGATTGGAGGCCCTCTTGTTAATCTTGATGGCTATGTTGTTGGCATGAACTTCTATGACACAAGAATTGGAACTCCTTTCCTGTTATGGGAAGTGATCTGCAAGATTCTAGCATCGTTTGAGACAAAAAG TGAATCTGGTGGTGATATTGGCAATGCCTCTGGTGCGTGTTTCTGGAAAATGCCAAGAGATGTCAAAAATAAGGTTAACA GGCTTCAATACAGTTACCATTTGGGACGGAAAGTCAAGCTCCTTGATCTCACAATCCCCATATCGGTTCCGATTATTGAAGCTAAATCCACTGATG AGCCTGGAGTTGATCCTTTTGCAGAAAGAAAGCAAAAGAAGAAGCGGGTAGAAAAGCAAGGAAAAAACAGAGTAGAGAACTCTGAACAGCTTGATGTTGGCAAG GCAATCACAATGTACAAGGTGAAGAAGGAAAAGCAAAGAAGGAAAGATAGAGAGATGTCCTCGAAATCTGATAAGCTCAAGCCCCAGAAGAAATCTTTCAAGAAATCATCTAAGAAAAAGGCTTAG
- the LOC101754700 gene encoding uncharacterized protein LOC101754700 isoform X1 → MRKAKRGGGDLPRSFHKNSRAFKNEWISGDLLWDSKQDVWTGLSDGLKSYLSKSVASIILFNGDRILFSCSGIAMEHQFFTKFLTTATLVRALNATTKHHDDLKIQVRLDGTKLYDGYMAEYDLDNDFAVVEVYNVRDVQVGSFQSALESLPHGEVLAVGRDTSGEIMVETVELNGDSRVSEGDRDLYCKISKPWEGGPLLSVDGDMVGMNLFLTNRRAIFLPWGTTLKHYLTFVQKKTGLAQSKKMKVHRPGASIGEKSNSHPEVHGDFLNQEQLDLDSMGYPKLPSSMLGAGMILVNSFEDPFGDIHGEGVWRKFSKRASILNRNVVALASFNGEKRFFACTGFFIEWNGSKMILTSASLVRDSGDENKIDENLRIEVLLNNQCKEAKLEHCNLHYNIALVSVKYRALRPLNTSFDWESSSRVAAVGRCFKSGTLMATSGRLVPWSGTLDCEFLTRSTCKITKAGIGGPLVNLDGYVVGMNFYDTRIGTPFLLWEVICKILASFETKSESGGDIGNASGACFWKMPRDVKNKVNRWPVPKPRWCRPEDVESGDDDKLAFDHFGRLQYSYHLGRKVKLLDLTIPISVPIIEAKSTDEPGVDPFAERKQKKKRVEKQGKNRVENSEQLDVGKAITMYKVKKEKQRRKDREMSSKSDKLKPQKKSFKKSSKKKA, encoded by the exons ATGCGGAAAGCTAAGAGGGGCGGTGGTGATCTCCCTAGAAGCTTTCATAAGAATAGTAGAGCCTTCAAGAATGAGTGGATCTCAG GTGACCTCCTTTGGGACTCTAAGCAAGATGTTTGGACTGGGCTCAGTGATGGGCTGAAATCATATTTGTCTAAAAGTGTTGCTTCTATTATTTTGTTCAATG GAGACAGAATCTTATTTTCATGCTCAGGCATAGCTATGGAACACCAGTTTTTTACAAAGTTTTTGACTACTGCAACTCTGGTTAGAGCTCTTAATGCTACGACCAAACACCATGATGACTTAAAG ATTCAAGTGCGCCTTGACGGCACCAAACTGTATGATGGGTATATGGCTGAATATGATTTGGATAATGACTTTGCTGTTGTTGAAGTCTATAATGTCCGTGATGTTCAGGTTGGATCTTTCCAAAGTGCACTGGAAAGTCTGCCCCATGGTGAGGTATTAGCTGTAGGGCGTGACACCTCTGGCGAAATAATGGTCGAGACTGTGGAGTTGAATGGCGATTCAAGGGTATCTGAGGGTGATAGAGATCTTTATTGTAAAATCTCAAAG CCTTGGGAAGGTGGGCCGCTTCTTTCTGTTGATGGGGATATGGTTGGCATGAACCTTTTTTTGACCAATAGAAGAGCCATTTTTCTACCATGGGGCACAACTCTCAAGCATTACTTGACATTCGTGCAAAAGAAGACTGGTCTTGCACAAtcaaaaaaaatgaaggttCACAG GCCTGGAGCATCCATAGGTGAGAAATCTAACAGCCATCCAGAAG TACATGGAGATTTTCTTAACCAGGAACAGTTAGATCTAGACTCCATGGGTTACCCTAAGTTACCATCCTCCATGTTAGGAG CTGGCATGATCTTGGTTAATTCTTTTGAAGACCCTTTTGGCGACATACATGGTGAAGGTGTCTGGAGAAAATTCAGCAAAAGGGCTTCTATCCTAAATCGCAATGTTGTCGCACTGGCTTCATTCAATG GAGAAAAAAGGTTTTTTGCATGCACAGGTTTTTTTATTGAATGGAATGGATCTAAGATGATTTTGACATCAGCGAGCTTGGTTAGAGATTCTGGCGATGAGAACAAGATTGATGAAAACTTGAGG ATTGAAGTGTTGCTTAACAACCAATGCAAAGAAGCGAAGTTAGAGCATTGCAATCTACATTACAACATTGCTCTAGTCAGTGTCAAGTACCGTGCTCTTCGTCCATTAAATACGAGCTTTGATTGGGAGTCAAGTTCTAGAGTAGCGGCTGTAGGGCGTTGCTTCAAATCAGGCACATTAATGGCTACTAGTGGTCGTCTAGTTCCTTGGTCAGGCACACTTGACTGTGAGTTCCTCACACGTTCCACATGTAAAATCACTAAG GCTGGGATTGGAGGCCCTCTTGTTAATCTTGATGGCTATGTTGTTGGCATGAACTTCTATGACACAAGAATTGGAACTCCTTTCCTGTTATGGGAAGTGATCTGCAAGATTCTAGCATCGTTTGAGACAAAAAG TGAATCTGGTGGTGATATTGGCAATGCCTCTGGTGCGTGTTTCTGGAAAATGCCAAGAGATGTCAAAAATAAGGTTAACAG GTGGCCTGTGCCCAAGCCACGCTGGTGCCGTCCTGAAGATGTTGAATCTGGAGATGATGATAAGTTAGCTTTTGATCATTTTGGCCGGCTTCAATACAGTTACCATTTGGGACGGAAAGTCAAGCTCCTTGATCTCACAATCCCCATATCGGTTCCGATTATTGAAGCTAAATCCACTGATG AGCCTGGAGTTGATCCTTTTGCAGAAAGAAAGCAAAAGAAGAAGCGGGTAGAAAAGCAAGGAAAAAACAGAGTAGAGAACTCTGAACAGCTTGATGTTGGCAAG GCAATCACAATGTACAAGGTGAAGAAGGAAAAGCAAAGAAGGAAAGATAGAGAGATGTCCTCGAAATCTGATAAGCTCAAGCCCCAGAAGAAATCTTTCAAGAAATCATCTAAGAAAAAGGCTTAG
- the LOC101754700 gene encoding uncharacterized protein LOC101754700 isoform X3, which translates to MRKAKRGGGDLPRSFHKNSRAFKNEWISGDLLWDSKQDVWTGLSDGLKSYLSKSVASIILFNGDRILFSCSGIAMEHQFFTKFLTTATLVRALNATTKHHDDLKVGSFQSALESLPHGEVLAVGRDTSGEIMVETVELNGDSRVSEGDRDLYCKISKPWEGGPLLSVDGDMVGMNLFLTNRRAIFLPWGTTLKHYLTFVQKKTGLAQSKKMKVHRPGASIGEKSNSHPEVHGDFLNQEQLDLDSMGYPKLPSSMLGAGMILVNSFEDPFGDIHGEGVWRKFSKRASILNRNVVALASFNGEKRFFACTGFFIEWNGSKMILTSASLVRDSGDENKIDENLRIEVLLNNQCKEAKLEHCNLHYNIALVSVKYRALRPLNTSFDWESSSRVAAVGRCFKSGTLMATSGRLVPWSGTLDCEFLTRSTCKITKAGIGGPLVNLDGYVVGMNFYDTRIGTPFLLWEVICKILASFETKSESGGDIGNASGACFWKMPRDVKNKVNRWPVPKPRWCRPEDVESGDDDKLAFDHFGRLQYSYHLGRKVKLLDLTIPISVPIIEAKSTDEPGVDPFAERKQKKKRVEKQGKNRVENSEQLDVGKAITMYKVKKEKQRRKDREMSSKSDKLKPQKKSFKKSSKKKA; encoded by the exons ATGCGGAAAGCTAAGAGGGGCGGTGGTGATCTCCCTAGAAGCTTTCATAAGAATAGTAGAGCCTTCAAGAATGAGTGGATCTCAG GTGACCTCCTTTGGGACTCTAAGCAAGATGTTTGGACTGGGCTCAGTGATGGGCTGAAATCATATTTGTCTAAAAGTGTTGCTTCTATTATTTTGTTCAATG GAGACAGAATCTTATTTTCATGCTCAGGCATAGCTATGGAACACCAGTTTTTTACAAAGTTTTTGACTACTGCAACTCTGGTTAGAGCTCTTAATGCTACGACCAAACACCATGATGACTTAAAG GTTGGATCTTTCCAAAGTGCACTGGAAAGTCTGCCCCATGGTGAGGTATTAGCTGTAGGGCGTGACACCTCTGGCGAAATAATGGTCGAGACTGTGGAGTTGAATGGCGATTCAAGGGTATCTGAGGGTGATAGAGATCTTTATTGTAAAATCTCAAAG CCTTGGGAAGGTGGGCCGCTTCTTTCTGTTGATGGGGATATGGTTGGCATGAACCTTTTTTTGACCAATAGAAGAGCCATTTTTCTACCATGGGGCACAACTCTCAAGCATTACTTGACATTCGTGCAAAAGAAGACTGGTCTTGCACAAtcaaaaaaaatgaaggttCACAG GCCTGGAGCATCCATAGGTGAGAAATCTAACAGCCATCCAGAAG TACATGGAGATTTTCTTAACCAGGAACAGTTAGATCTAGACTCCATGGGTTACCCTAAGTTACCATCCTCCATGTTAGGAG CTGGCATGATCTTGGTTAATTCTTTTGAAGACCCTTTTGGCGACATACATGGTGAAGGTGTCTGGAGAAAATTCAGCAAAAGGGCTTCTATCCTAAATCGCAATGTTGTCGCACTGGCTTCATTCAATG GAGAAAAAAGGTTTTTTGCATGCACAGGTTTTTTTATTGAATGGAATGGATCTAAGATGATTTTGACATCAGCGAGCTTGGTTAGAGATTCTGGCGATGAGAACAAGATTGATGAAAACTTGAGG ATTGAAGTGTTGCTTAACAACCAATGCAAAGAAGCGAAGTTAGAGCATTGCAATCTACATTACAACATTGCTCTAGTCAGTGTCAAGTACCGTGCTCTTCGTCCATTAAATACGAGCTTTGATTGGGAGTCAAGTTCTAGAGTAGCGGCTGTAGGGCGTTGCTTCAAATCAGGCACATTAATGGCTACTAGTGGTCGTCTAGTTCCTTGGTCAGGCACACTTGACTGTGAGTTCCTCACACGTTCCACATGTAAAATCACTAAG GCTGGGATTGGAGGCCCTCTTGTTAATCTTGATGGCTATGTTGTTGGCATGAACTTCTATGACACAAGAATTGGAACTCCTTTCCTGTTATGGGAAGTGATCTGCAAGATTCTAGCATCGTTTGAGACAAAAAG TGAATCTGGTGGTGATATTGGCAATGCCTCTGGTGCGTGTTTCTGGAAAATGCCAAGAGATGTCAAAAATAAGGTTAACAG GTGGCCTGTGCCCAAGCCACGCTGGTGCCGTCCTGAAGATGTTGAATCTGGAGATGATGATAAGTTAGCTTTTGATCATTTTGGCCGGCTTCAATACAGTTACCATTTGGGACGGAAAGTCAAGCTCCTTGATCTCACAATCCCCATATCGGTTCCGATTATTGAAGCTAAATCCACTGATG AGCCTGGAGTTGATCCTTTTGCAGAAAGAAAGCAAAAGAAGAAGCGGGTAGAAAAGCAAGGAAAAAACAGAGTAGAGAACTCTGAACAGCTTGATGTTGGCAAG GCAATCACAATGTACAAGGTGAAGAAGGAAAAGCAAAGAAGGAAAGATAGAGAGATGTCCTCGAAATCTGATAAGCTCAAGCCCCAGAAGAAATCTTTCAAGAAATCATCTAAGAAAAAGGCTTAG
- the LOC101754700 gene encoding uncharacterized protein LOC101754700 isoform X5 — translation MRKAKRGGGDLPRSFHKNSRAFKNEWISGDLLWDSKQDVWTGLSDGLKSYLSKSVASIILFNGDRILFSCSGIAMEHQFFTKFLTTATLVRALNATTKHHDDLKIQVRLDGTKLYDGYMAEYDLDNDFAVVEVYNVRDVQVGSFQSALESLPHGEVLAVGRDTSGEIMVETVELNGDSRVSEGDRDLYCKISKPWEGGPLLSVDGDMVGMNLFLTNRRAIFLPWGTTLKHYLTFVQKKTGLAQSKKMKVHRPGASIGEKSNSHPEVHGDFLNQEQLDLDSMGYPKLPSSMLGAGMILVNSFEDPFGDIHGEGVWRKFSKRASILNRNVVALASFNGEKRFFACTGFFIEWNGSKMILTSASLVRDSGDENKIDENLRIEVLLNNQCKEAKLEHCNLHYNIALVSVKYRALRPLNTSFDWESSSRVAAVGRCFKSGTLMATSGRLVPWSGTLDCEFLTRSTCKITKAGIGGPLVNLDGYVVGMNFYDTRIGTPFLLWEVICKILASFETKSESGGDIGNASGACFWKMPRDVKNKVNRLQYSYHLGRKVKLLDLTIPISVPIIEAKSTDVLQLSYSSAYVS, via the exons ATGCGGAAAGCTAAGAGGGGCGGTGGTGATCTCCCTAGAAGCTTTCATAAGAATAGTAGAGCCTTCAAGAATGAGTGGATCTCAG GTGACCTCCTTTGGGACTCTAAGCAAGATGTTTGGACTGGGCTCAGTGATGGGCTGAAATCATATTTGTCTAAAAGTGTTGCTTCTATTATTTTGTTCAATG GAGACAGAATCTTATTTTCATGCTCAGGCATAGCTATGGAACACCAGTTTTTTACAAAGTTTTTGACTACTGCAACTCTGGTTAGAGCTCTTAATGCTACGACCAAACACCATGATGACTTAAAG ATTCAAGTGCGCCTTGACGGCACCAAACTGTATGATGGGTATATGGCTGAATATGATTTGGATAATGACTTTGCTGTTGTTGAAGTCTATAATGTCCGTGATGTTCAGGTTGGATCTTTCCAAAGTGCACTGGAAAGTCTGCCCCATGGTGAGGTATTAGCTGTAGGGCGTGACACCTCTGGCGAAATAATGGTCGAGACTGTGGAGTTGAATGGCGATTCAAGGGTATCTGAGGGTGATAGAGATCTTTATTGTAAAATCTCAAAG CCTTGGGAAGGTGGGCCGCTTCTTTCTGTTGATGGGGATATGGTTGGCATGAACCTTTTTTTGACCAATAGAAGAGCCATTTTTCTACCATGGGGCACAACTCTCAAGCATTACTTGACATTCGTGCAAAAGAAGACTGGTCTTGCACAAtcaaaaaaaatgaaggttCACAG GCCTGGAGCATCCATAGGTGAGAAATCTAACAGCCATCCAGAAG TACATGGAGATTTTCTTAACCAGGAACAGTTAGATCTAGACTCCATGGGTTACCCTAAGTTACCATCCTCCATGTTAGGAG CTGGCATGATCTTGGTTAATTCTTTTGAAGACCCTTTTGGCGACATACATGGTGAAGGTGTCTGGAGAAAATTCAGCAAAAGGGCTTCTATCCTAAATCGCAATGTTGTCGCACTGGCTTCATTCAATG GAGAAAAAAGGTTTTTTGCATGCACAGGTTTTTTTATTGAATGGAATGGATCTAAGATGATTTTGACATCAGCGAGCTTGGTTAGAGATTCTGGCGATGAGAACAAGATTGATGAAAACTTGAGG ATTGAAGTGTTGCTTAACAACCAATGCAAAGAAGCGAAGTTAGAGCATTGCAATCTACATTACAACATTGCTCTAGTCAGTGTCAAGTACCGTGCTCTTCGTCCATTAAATACGAGCTTTGATTGGGAGTCAAGTTCTAGAGTAGCGGCTGTAGGGCGTTGCTTCAAATCAGGCACATTAATGGCTACTAGTGGTCGTCTAGTTCCTTGGTCAGGCACACTTGACTGTGAGTTCCTCACACGTTCCACATGTAAAATCACTAAG GCTGGGATTGGAGGCCCTCTTGTTAATCTTGATGGCTATGTTGTTGGCATGAACTTCTATGACACAAGAATTGGAACTCCTTTCCTGTTATGGGAAGTGATCTGCAAGATTCTAGCATCGTTTGAGACAAAAAG TGAATCTGGTGGTGATATTGGCAATGCCTCTGGTGCGTGTTTCTGGAAAATGCCAAGAGATGTCAAAAATAAGGTTAACA GGCTTCAATACAGTTACCATTTGGGACGGAAAGTCAAGCTCCTTGATCTCACAATCCCCATATCGGTTCCGATTATTGAAGCTAAATCCACTGATG TATTGCAGCTATCATATTCATCTGCTTATGTTAGTTGA
- the LOC101754700 gene encoding uncharacterized protein LOC101754700 isoform X4 — protein MRKAKRGGGDLPRSFHKNSRAFKNEWISGDLLWDSKQDVWTGLSDGLKSYLSKSVASIILFNGDRILFSCSGIAMEHQFFTKFLTTATLVRALNATTKHHDDLKIQVRLDGTKLYDGYMAEYDLDNDFAVVEVYNVRDVQVGSFQSALESLPHGEVLAVGRDTSGEIMVETVELNGDSRVSEGDRDLYCKISKPWEGGPLLSVDGDMVGMNLFLTNRRAIFLPWGTTLKHYLTFVQKKTGLAQSKKMKVHRPGASIGEKSNSHPEVHGDFLNQEQLDLDSMGYPKLPSSMLGAGMILVNSFEDPFGDIHGEGVWRKFSKRASILNRNVVALASFNGEKRFFACTGFFIEWNGSKMILTSASLVRDSGDENKIDENLRIEVLLNNQCKEAKLEHCNLHYNIALVSVKYRALRPLNTSFDWESSSRVAAVGRCFKSGTLMATSGRLVPWSGTLDCEFLTRSTCKITKAGIGGPLVNLDGYVVGMNFYDTRIGTPFLLWEVICKILASFETKSESGGDIGNASGACFWKMPRDVKNKVNRWPVPKPRWCRPEDVESGDDDKLAFDHFGRLQYSYHLGRKVKLLDLTIPISVPIIEAKSTDVLQLSYSSAYVS, from the exons ATGCGGAAAGCTAAGAGGGGCGGTGGTGATCTCCCTAGAAGCTTTCATAAGAATAGTAGAGCCTTCAAGAATGAGTGGATCTCAG GTGACCTCCTTTGGGACTCTAAGCAAGATGTTTGGACTGGGCTCAGTGATGGGCTGAAATCATATTTGTCTAAAAGTGTTGCTTCTATTATTTTGTTCAATG GAGACAGAATCTTATTTTCATGCTCAGGCATAGCTATGGAACACCAGTTTTTTACAAAGTTTTTGACTACTGCAACTCTGGTTAGAGCTCTTAATGCTACGACCAAACACCATGATGACTTAAAG ATTCAAGTGCGCCTTGACGGCACCAAACTGTATGATGGGTATATGGCTGAATATGATTTGGATAATGACTTTGCTGTTGTTGAAGTCTATAATGTCCGTGATGTTCAGGTTGGATCTTTCCAAAGTGCACTGGAAAGTCTGCCCCATGGTGAGGTATTAGCTGTAGGGCGTGACACCTCTGGCGAAATAATGGTCGAGACTGTGGAGTTGAATGGCGATTCAAGGGTATCTGAGGGTGATAGAGATCTTTATTGTAAAATCTCAAAG CCTTGGGAAGGTGGGCCGCTTCTTTCTGTTGATGGGGATATGGTTGGCATGAACCTTTTTTTGACCAATAGAAGAGCCATTTTTCTACCATGGGGCACAACTCTCAAGCATTACTTGACATTCGTGCAAAAGAAGACTGGTCTTGCACAAtcaaaaaaaatgaaggttCACAG GCCTGGAGCATCCATAGGTGAGAAATCTAACAGCCATCCAGAAG TACATGGAGATTTTCTTAACCAGGAACAGTTAGATCTAGACTCCATGGGTTACCCTAAGTTACCATCCTCCATGTTAGGAG CTGGCATGATCTTGGTTAATTCTTTTGAAGACCCTTTTGGCGACATACATGGTGAAGGTGTCTGGAGAAAATTCAGCAAAAGGGCTTCTATCCTAAATCGCAATGTTGTCGCACTGGCTTCATTCAATG GAGAAAAAAGGTTTTTTGCATGCACAGGTTTTTTTATTGAATGGAATGGATCTAAGATGATTTTGACATCAGCGAGCTTGGTTAGAGATTCTGGCGATGAGAACAAGATTGATGAAAACTTGAGG ATTGAAGTGTTGCTTAACAACCAATGCAAAGAAGCGAAGTTAGAGCATTGCAATCTACATTACAACATTGCTCTAGTCAGTGTCAAGTACCGTGCTCTTCGTCCATTAAATACGAGCTTTGATTGGGAGTCAAGTTCTAGAGTAGCGGCTGTAGGGCGTTGCTTCAAATCAGGCACATTAATGGCTACTAGTGGTCGTCTAGTTCCTTGGTCAGGCACACTTGACTGTGAGTTCCTCACACGTTCCACATGTAAAATCACTAAG GCTGGGATTGGAGGCCCTCTTGTTAATCTTGATGGCTATGTTGTTGGCATGAACTTCTATGACACAAGAATTGGAACTCCTTTCCTGTTATGGGAAGTGATCTGCAAGATTCTAGCATCGTTTGAGACAAAAAG TGAATCTGGTGGTGATATTGGCAATGCCTCTGGTGCGTGTTTCTGGAAAATGCCAAGAGATGTCAAAAATAAGGTTAACAG GTGGCCTGTGCCCAAGCCACGCTGGTGCCGTCCTGAAGATGTTGAATCTGGAGATGATGATAAGTTAGCTTTTGATCATTTTGGCCGGCTTCAATACAGTTACCATTTGGGACGGAAAGTCAAGCTCCTTGATCTCACAATCCCCATATCGGTTCCGATTATTGAAGCTAAATCCACTGATG TATTGCAGCTATCATATTCATCTGCTTATGTTAGTTGA